ttgagttcttgccttaggatgaagaactATTTCACCTACaaatctagtgaaagttgcttcatccaaaggtttagtaaaaatgtctgCTAATTGCTTTTCTGTTGGTaaaaaaatgagctcaatggtaccatttataaaatggtaccttacatcaatgtgttttgtcctagaatgattaactggattagccactatagatatagcaccaGTATagtcacacataattggaattttgtgtaacactaggctataatccattagctgatttctaatcccaagcacttgagcacaactacttcctgcagctatgtattcagctacaactatagaagttgatacagattattgtttcttgctataccaggatacaaatctttgtccaagaaatttacagcttccactggtactctttctattaaccctgcatccagcaaaatttgcatctgtCTAACCAACATcttcaaaactagttcccttaggataccataatcccaagtttgaagttccctttaaatatctgaagatcctctttatagccatcaaatgtaattcttttggattggcttgaaatcttcccatcagaatcactatcaatgttgaggttttcaaatgcaaggtTTTCAGCtccattatcatcaaggcattccaagcctggatacttgtcatcatcGAAAGTCACATCcgtgctctccataatcttctttttgattaatcacataaactttgtaggctgttctttccagtgaatatcccagaaaaaattgctttaaaaaccttagagtcaaattttcccacatattcagagttgtctttcaaaaggtaacacttgcttccaaacacatgaagatgtttcaCAATAGGCTTtcctttagacatgattgaggtgttctagcagctgagaattcttgaacaatgcctttgcctttgcagaattcactcaatgttgcatttctgaattttgttccactgtcacttctcaatcttttcacacaattataatcttcagcctgtttttctatcttcttgatgtgctcaattatgatatgtggagttttattttcagaatacataaactctacccaagtgtatcttgagaaatcatccaccatcacaagtgcatatttgttccttgaaattgataagacatttactggcccaaacaagtccatatgaCTTAGTTGCAAAAGagtacttatagaattcacagtttttgacttgtgacatgatctcttcatttttcctctctgacaagcttcacaaacttcaacatgagcaaactccagtttaggcatgtcttttaccaactcctttttgaccaaggtgttagtTGCCTTGAAATTCAGGTGAGACAGCTTTTTATGCCAGAGCTTACTTTGTTCTTCTGACGCCtcggtgtagaagcaacaaacacCATCCTTATTTATCGAGTCaaaatctgcaacaaacaggctacctttccttgctcctttcagaacaacttcaccagtttttttgctgataaaagtgcattcttctttgttgaataaagcttcaaagcctttgtctgcaaattggctaacactgagaagattcacttcaagactagctaccagtgctacaacatcaatgacaacatttttagaaacaatcttgtcatatcccattgtgagTATTTTACTATTGTCTCCAAAgatcaccaatgggccagctttctccttaaactgtgatagcagggccttatcagttatcacatgtcatatgtctggaacatccactgtcgatgatccatatgactttcttcactttgccctgcacacaatgagttttaagcGTGTTTAGCAActcaagcagtgttgggtactttctccTTGTTAACTGaattagcagaagtagaatgagtagtttcagataaaatagagcTCAAtaactgttgtgcattttccctatctgatgtagacccaatttttgtttctttaaggtctactctccatttgtggcaactcttcatcaatttcaagttgcaagggatgcagtcaaacttgtcacaaaatgagtagggatcatttgcgtttgcttcattgtatttgcaagctccttcagttggcttgctaactgcctttttacaaaggtgggttaggtgattcacagagccacatttttcatatttctttcttggagcatctgcaacataaacaaaattgttgcttttgtttatccctatttttccatttttattttctttttctttcttgcatctccaactttggttttttaaataggagtcttgggactttgtttgttcataagcttctcttcagtattggaagactgaactgattcttcagttttcttctctttatcctcatcatcaatttcttgcttgataatcagttcttcttcactgaagttgacttcacatgctttgaatataggtgcattaacctctttcaaaaaggttggagcattttctgttttctttgctttccctttgtcacttacaatcttctttttgtcattcatggcatcatagtcaaggccaatagcaatgtttgcacatggcttattcttctcatggtactgtccgaccagttcagatgcatttctgaaagatttcatcttcacttcattcttttccagcttctcccttagcactgcttcaatttcatttgcacacttgagcttgttctttagatatgcattttcctattttaaagcttcaagctccaccaacaataattcagtttctttttttcactttcaagcttctcatttatctttgttaatctgctaacttcttcattagcatcaaccatgcttgtgtgaatgtgaaacatttctgtgcttatcttttcaacagtttccttatattgattcacatttaaatcaattgtggtaagagttggtacctgtgatttagatgaggatgattctccttacTCTAAGGCTATGAGTGCATAATtaccaaattcttcatcttcatcattctcagagtcatcccaacttttaccctgtggaatataagctttactttgctgtttcttcagaagagcttcatactttgcttctagttcaagataagctttgtctttctttgctttcttgggaattctgtagcaaagtggcctagtaCATCACAATTGAAACatcttatattagatctgtcaacagacccagttttgtagccattcttgctatcagaattgtacttccctttttctttccaaCTACTATCTTTGTTGAAAGACTATCCTTTACTCTTAAAGTACCTTGGATTCTTTACtttaatattagagaattttctagccaagtaggCCATTGAATGATCAAGCTCATCCAattcttcaagagtgtagaactcatttTTTTCCAATTCCataatgacttgttcctgtgaatcatttgttctttgctcacttgttgaggcaactggagtttgagatcttgatTCATCATTAGatatccacaacatgtccttgaccagatctcaatgattgcctttgaatcatctctagttcatatattttaagaattctatatagaacttccagtgttattctgctcaagtttctcccttccctgattgttgagattttctgttccaaatgatcagggagatTAAGCAAGAACTTgaggttcacttcttcagcttcatagtatttgtcatgaagttgcaagtcatttatcagcttattgaatcttttaaacacatcagtaatgctttcctttggctttgacataaaaccctcatactgtgaaatcagtattcttctttggtttgacttaacttcctcagttccctcacagagtatctcaatcttttcccatatttgcttggcagtatcacagttgacaatgttgttgtacatcacactgtcaagtgactcaatcaatattaactGCAAACTactatctagggaaactttctctttttcaggctcggtatactcagaaggatcttttggagcataatgagctggaataaccatgtctccatctgtagattcctcaactctaaccataggaatgaagggcccattcttgaggatctgaatgtagagggaattggccatcctgataaacaacattattttctttttccaaagagtgtagttaattttgtcaaaggtaggaattttgatgctactgattttcagtgtattcattcttccaagatcttgaatctatttactttcagatttggctctgataccacttgttaggaaatgaataacacacaggggtgaatgtgttttactgtttttgggcttttcttgaatgtttatgattgaacaaagtaaattaaatcttgtagtgaaatgtgttcatgcagaaattaagcttgcagaaaataaagaacacagatcttcaaaactcacttgattttatattaaaattaagactattttgctacaaaatttctaggctttttgttgataaagagcttagcttcttcttgagagtgttacaagaaatttgatctaaattgttacaactgattaaaggaccagtgttaactttataattcagttaactgctggtttactcagtgtacaataagacatgctattagcttttcttaATTGTCACTTGTTATTTCTATTAATAGAAAAGTAAATCTTCCATTTCTAGTTTAGCATATCTTTAACATCCGGTGATAgttttaatcttcctctgtcagttaatcttcaccattgatcttgcacattcttcaagctactttttgtagacttgtcaatccagctgtttggattatttgttgattgttaatcttagatattgaactggactgtgattttgtactttgagaattttactcgagatctccaattaggcacatagagatcttgacatctcgataagtataatgacttatcgagatctctaatgctctattgaatttgacttatagaggtctctgagttctcgaatgaaccttttgcttgtcgagatctctcagcatcatgtcttcactttgtcttgtcgacaacttagagttctctagtgaattttgacttatcgatatctttgagttctctagtagacttagacttatcgataactcataattctctaatgaatgtagacttgtcgataactctgagttttctagtgaagaaatgacttatcgatatctccaaccttcatgtcttcttgagttgtcgatatctctctgagttctcttgtAGCTTtccctgacttctcgataagtcatttggagttctcgaatgacttctctataacgctaaatctgtgacttgtagaaaTCCTGACTTAGAGTATTGTTAtctaaacagatttattcaactccaaggttcttcaaaattcttctgaggcatgatcttcttgatcttcttccagatagaatccttaggcttgatactgtttcaggaaaaagacttcagtctgctcctttgcatttttacagactataaatgttacaagtacaaaatacaaattaagataacaatacaacttacttagggttgacaaaatgtcttagtcttgttaaattacaggcatgtcttttataACACCGTCCTTGTGCTTCGCTCCGGTTAATGTGTCCACTTCTTCCAACCTCAGGGTATAAGGGCATCCCGTAAAGGGGGTTAGTGGCCACAATCGttgagtactcatacccaacAGGTTGAgggttcacaggtgcatgtagttgttgaaatTGGGGATTTGTTCCTTGTGGTTGGGATTCAGATGCCCCTGCCGAAATCCCTCTTCGAGTGGAGGCATAGGTTGTGTGCGGGGGTATCTTCACCACCGATGAGATTGTTTGGGTCGTCCCAGCCGACATTCCTTCAGGGGCGTTGCTTCTGCTCCGCGTGTTCATCATAGTTGTTGTTATACTtccccacagacggcgccaaatgttagggataaaaaactagggtgtatttattgttagggttcgtgagcttcaaggctctaTTTGAccgctctcgtgtttcgtgactcgatctgccttcaCAAGATGTCTATGTACCTTGCTctatgccaaggatcaagtcaaaaaacgtagttatgatttgtggggtgagaccccttatataggcatgggATGCCCTGAATTGGATTAGTGTTATgggacttggtggacaagtctcagattTAGAGTGTACTTTGGAGTCATAATACCGATATGTAGGAAGCAGATTCCTTGTTGGTTTGGGTGCCTTGGAGGCTACTCAATGAAGAATTTTATCCTCTATTGGATATATTTAATGAGTTGTTGTTTTACCCTATTTATTAATTGcaaatttaataaataatcaatgctttgggcctcattaactgagcttcgttattggaccgtatcaggTTTAATCAATTCAACATTAATTATGTTTTTAGGCTAATTTTAGGCTCATATCAATTATTATTTACCATAATATGATAGACACCTTGACTTGATAAATATATAAAATGTTATCTTAATTATCTTTTacttttttatttgttttgtccACGACCACAAACTAAGCCAAAACTTTAGTTACGTTTTGTATATGAAAAATACTAGAGGCCTCAAATATTATTacaattttttttcaaatattttataacTGATAATTTTTCTCATAATAATATTAGATCCGCATGCATCCTAATTAAATTTACTTGACATTACTTTTTGCATATACTCTATTCCAAAACTCACAAGTAACACATTTGAATCCAAAATGTTTCAGTTAGGTCACTCTTAAATTTATTCTTAAATATAATATAACTCTTAATATCACtcttaaatataatataaattattaaatttagcAATTTAGTGTATATTTATCTCTAACAATATTTTTTATACTCACTCTTTATtcaattttatattattaaaaataatttgaagtcattaaagtacaaaataaaataaaagagagagagtataTCTTACTGATTTACATAGTAGAGGTTCTTAGAGCAACCGCATCGTTGGGGTCACTTCCCCTGCCCCTACCGACATAATTTGCCACCTCACCCCGAAGTGGGTTTGTGGAAAAAATGACCCCAATCCATCCGGTGCAAAGCCTACTTTCCACATTTTGTAGGGCCTCTAATATTATTATGAtgatatatatttaataaaatgattttaaatttgctttgttaatattaaaattgtaataattaaattaaagtgattaaaaattttaaaaatattattaaattaaaaaacatGTCCCAATAATTAAATACatcatattattaaaaatcatgaaataaaAAAGAGCATACaagaaaatattaaatttaaacgttataataaaaaaattaatgatTCTCATGAAACTGCGAGATATGCTCAACCAAGTCATTTTGTAGCTGACGATGTGCTCGTTTATCACGCATCTGCATACTATTTTGAATATATGTTTCATACGGCACATAAGGTTCTTCACCTAAGTTTGGTTGTGATACGCCATTTGTTGCATCAACATAAGTTGGTAATGGACCAAATCGAGTGGCACATGTGTCCCTTTCATTTTCGACAATCATTATGATGCATGCCCTCATAATTCTCCCAAGATCCACTTTGTCCCAAAAGCGTGTCGGATCACATATAATTTCAACACGGGACTGTAACACACTAAACGCTCGTTCAACATCTTTTCGTTGGCTTTCTtgatattttgaaaataattttcttTTCTCACCTTGTGGACGTGGTATTGTTTTAACGAATGTTGCCCATTCTGGATATATTCCATTTGTTAAGTAATATCCCATATTATAATTGTTTCCGTTGATAGTATAATTTACCTTTGGAGCACGACCTTGTAGCACATCATCAAATATTGGTGACCGATCTAAAATATTTATGTCATTATTTGATCCAACAACTCCAAAAAATACATGTCATATCTATAGATCAGATGAAGCAACCGCTTCCAGTATAATTGTTGCGACTCATTTACGACCATTCATGAACATTCCTTTCCATGCTTTTGGACAATTTTATCATTGACAATGCATGCAATTAATGTTGCCCATCATACCAGGAAAGCCACGAGCCTCACTGTAATACCCTGTAATTTTTGgaattcgattaataatagaataatagttATCAAaggattaaaatttgataaagactaggatttaagattgaattagaccaatgagcctaaaatttggatcagattctaatatggataacttgtaggtcaagatatagggttttgtatcgttataaatagaTCATATTCATCTTTCTcgtttttattcataaaattcgtagggctcttctcgacataaatcagcagtcttgtaaaattcgtagaaaattcatcgtaagtcagaattcagtgatcctggacTTTTAGGAAAtctcttttcgttctctacaactttcgtgtttcgtatttttcaagataacgtcgtctagagggtcaaaaaggctatattcagatctggtcaggctttgagataagttttcgatcgatccTGCTAGTGTTTTCGAAATTGTGTCTTATGTGTATAtatttgattatcgaaacatgggctaagtgatgatatatttgaaagtattatatgttacaagtatacgtattATTGTATCTCTGTGGTATCTagacgataattttggatctctgatttgtgtcatgatttgtgaaaatatcgaataagaacttatgACCGTAGTCATCGGATTGTAGTGacaattttcagaaaatttaggaccgttatcaccgggttgtagtggtcgttgcatggattatggattttgaattattgttatttatgtgctatgtgtatcgaataagaataagaatgtgtatcgaaagtgtttgtttcgtatgtCGTTATCGTATCGTATATATCATTATACTTTGTGTAtatgttacttggcctactagtttgatcaattgttttcttgctgggctgtatagctcattacttacaatttcaggtttcgcctaagatttcgagttggatagcattgaagTTCGAGGATCTTAGGATTGGAGTATATTAACTTCAGgacttccgcttttagctgcgtTTTTGTAATTGTGACCTTTGTAATTGAATTTTGGATTAGTAAATTGTATCTTCTTTTAGTTTTTgtatttagaattaatagtccggaagtgcgggctgttgcAGTTGGTGTCAAGAGCAGGTTGTTCTTCGAAGTGTATTAGatatgggactagtacattctcTAGGATGCGTTCCTCTGGACCATAATTTAAGTTTGACCTATAGAGATTATGGAGCGTAGACATATaagattgttgtgaatttggggaccaaattctttttaaggagggtaatATGTAATAtcctataatttttggaattcaattaataatataataatagttatcaAAGGATTAAAATTCGATAaagactaggatttaaaattgaattagaccaATGaacctaaaatttggatcagattctaatatggataacgTGTAGGTTAAGTTATAGgattttgtatcgttataaatagatcatattcatcttcctcgtttttattcataaaattcgtagggctcttctcgaCATAAATCAGCactcttgtaaaattcgtagaaaattcatcgtaagttagaattcagtgatcctggaattttcggaaagctcttttcgttctctacaagtttcgtgttttccaagatAACGTCGCCtagagggtcaaaaaggctatattcagatctggtcaggttttgaggtaagtactttttgacttacttttatttttgggaaaaattttgatactctgattttcgaatttcgtataaGGTATAATAATTTTGTTTCGAACTGTATAAaaaataagatacgagaatcttttgaaacctagtctctacgttttcgaacccaTTCGTAATTTACgttatagttccggaactagccttagatacctttagtaggcgcacgagtgtgcaactttagatacctattaagggcgcgtaattattgaactttagatgccgaccactggcaaagtgtggtataaaaaataagaattagatgccggctactggcaaaatgtggccgtagatcaagactgtggtatttataagaattatggtttcgttctgttttattctgttatAACCTGTTATAAATCTGCTTTattcagttttaaattctgaaatttaaaatataaaattttgggTTGGATCTATTCTTTTAGAAATTTTTTTACAAACTTATTATTgtttgaaaaaaatcattttatttaaaacacccattgtttttcggttaaatagttagtcaatttgtacttgttgagttgtgtagctcaccccttttaacatttcaggttaggaatttggagcatattaagaATAAGGAATGTGAACTATGTGAATATTTGTGCTGCTTAGTTTCAtgctatttgaattagaacaAAGACTTTatttttagagaataaatttgattatctgtttagacaattattatcggatttgtggagctgcgtctccgtttttatgatttttatcattgagtttgaccgctgctttgacCTTCGTGATATATTTGAATTATTGAATTAGAATCTATTTTATTTAAGTTTTGGTATTTAAAATTAATAGTCCGGATATGCGGGCTGTTACACTCACCCATCTATAATAGACGTTGCATGTTATTTGAGTTCGGTTTTCATAAGTATTCACCCTCAAAAATCGTAATTACATTGGATACGAATTTCTTCAAGCATTCAACCGCAGTACTCTCTCCAATACGAACATAATCATCAACAACATCAACAGATACACCGTACGCCAACATACGCATTGCGGCAATGCATTTTTGTAAAGGTGGTATACCTTTTCTTCCCACTGCATCAATCCTCTGTTGAAAGTATGTATCAAAATTTGAAATAACATCCACAATACGAAGAAATACATGTCTTAGATCAATAATATTTTCGTGACCAAAGGCAGAGACTTGGGTTTCGGGAGAATTTTGAAAATTGATAGGTGTTTGTTGCGGAGGAAATGGAAACTAATATAGAGAATTTTGAGGATATGAAAATGGAAATTGAGAATTTTGAGAATGTGAAAATTGGTATTGAGAATTCGGATTTTGAGAATTAAAGGTTAAATTTTGTGGATTTGGAaaataaggatttgaatatggATATAGAAATTGAGGGTTTGGATTCTGAGGATTTGAATTTTAATTTGAAGATGGGGTAATATTTGGATTCATCTTTTGCTAATAATTTTTTGTGAAGGAATGTGAATAATAGGGATTTGAGAATTAGTATTTATGAATTTTCATTAAAAATGTGCATGAACGGTTGGTTGCAATTGCAATTTACACAGAGATGTTACTACTGTAAAAATGCTGCAATCTTGACACTCTTAAAACACTCTGCCTGTGTTTTAAAACGAAAAGAATGAACAATGTAGTCATCTTTTACATACAGCTCACTTAGCTGCTTCAAGTCTTTTGATCAAAAAGTCATGGTGTATGAGACTGTACCAGTGTCACTTGATAAACACCTCACTCAACATTGTCAGCAGGTGTTGATGCTTCTGCAAATATGCtgcataattattatttttgctTAACAAAAGATTAGATAAAACCAAAGAGAAGCTGTACTGAGAAATAGAACAAGATCTATAGTACAAAACTTCAGTCTAGCCAAACTTTAACTACACCAAGTCACACCATCACAGAAACAAAACTGGATACTAAGACTACCTGCCAAAGACTACAACAGAGTAGTAATCACCGATGTTTTCCTTAACCAATGTCTTAATGTTTCTAATAATCGACAAAGTGCCCatgagagagagagggagagagagggagagagagagagagagagagagagagagagagagagagactcaCGACGATTCAGTCTTTTCCTAGCAGCCCATGAGCACTTGTATTTACTATTTAGTAGTCCAGAACCTTTTGTTTTTAAGCAAACACTTCAAAAACCATTGTGTCCAGATATGCTGCCGTATTCTTCATGCGAGATATCAGTGTTCCTCATTGATATTTCACTTAACTCGTACCTCCATTTTACTTGTAAACCGCAGCTTTACTTCTGTAAACATGATTCACCATAGTTCTGGCATTGTCCTGGGTGCAAAGCAAACAGAACACGTATTAACGGAGTTAAAAGCCTCGCTTATGTTATGGTCCTCTTTCTAACCACGAGTCTATTAATCTCACAAGCTCTCTTCTGTTGTATAATTTTCAAGCCTGAACAAAGGTACATGCTATGTTATACTAAATAACTCTACCATCTAGCTGTAAAGATCAGGTGACTAGTACTTCTTACCTTTCCGTGAAGGGACTCATCTTCTGTAGGTGGCTGCTCGTTCTTGTTGCATCTTCTACGAGCACTTCCAAGAGGAGAGCAACTTTTAAAGATTATATATTCTTTTTAGGTCAACTGCCATCTCTGTACATACTATTGGGCGAAATGCCTCTGCAACGACCATATATACATAAAAGAACTGATCCTGATCAGTCCTTAACATTAACTAAAACAGATGTAGAAGTAATCAACCCTATAGGCTATAGCAGCATTCTGCTCCTCTGATAGTTATTAGCCGAGAAGCACAGAGGCTTGACTTCTGTATTCATTTGAATGTGTCATCAACCTGGATAGAAGGTATTCTGGCATTTGAAAGCTTGAACCTAAGCCAAAGTCCCAAACTATTACTATAATCTAATTATACGTATCTCACATAAAACGTTAAAGAATAGTTCTGAACTACTCAAAAGCGCTCCAAAAGATAAGGAATCAAGAAACATGATGAACCTCGGTCTCATGAACAGATGTCAACAGAAGATATATGCAACCATCGCGGCTATAAATAATCTGCACCATTTGTCTAAAGAAGGGTGAAAGGATGATGACAAATAATGAAATTACATTAACTGTATATTTTATTCATGAAAGACCTCCATTTTATCAAGGTTACCTCTGAGTGCAGAAATAACTGAGATTCTACTTGCATCGGTGGACATCTAAGTCCAACTGCACAACCTATATATAGTACATTGTATGACAAACTCGGAAGTTTCATCATAAACATATGTATAGCATTCATTGCAGTACAACAAAGGGGAAAAAATAGGCTTGTTCACTGCTACAGGGATATTAAACCAGCATTGCCTTGCACAGCTCTAATGCTTTATTGCGGCCAAGAAACTTCTCCACTATTATTAGTGCAAATTCCAAGGCAGATCCTGGTCCTTTGCTAGTTATTACATTTCCATCAACCACGGTCCTATGTTCAACCATACTTTTATCTGACAGCTTCTCGATCATTGGGGGAAATCCTGTTGCTTTTTTTCCCTGAAAATAGTAAAAAAACAAACATTTTTATCAGATAAATGAAGACAAACGGATAGTCACGAATCAACAAAATTACTCTATGCTCCTGGAAACATTTAAGCTCGTATTCATGTATATTCCCAGTTTTTCTTATGACAGCACCAAGCTACCTAGTCATATTGGTTTTGGAAAACATGGTCTGCTCATCTCTTCATCCgtttccttttccttttctagGAAAAGAATTACATCAAATTAGGTCACAAGATGAGGAAACCCTTGCTATTACAGAAATTTATATGATAACTTTAATCTTTAAACATAATCCTATAATGTTTTGCAGTAAAACGCTAAGATGGTAAGAGACAATACTGTGAGTAAGCCATGTGGCTCCAGAACCCAACCAGGGGATGCACAGATAGCTCCATAAGGTC
The sequence above is drawn from the Apium graveolens cultivar Ventura chromosome 2, ASM990537v1, whole genome shotgun sequence genome and encodes:
- the LOC141706487 gene encoding uncharacterized protein LOC141706487, which encodes MRMLAYGVSVDVVDDYVRIGESTAVECLKKFVSNVITIFEDRSPIFDDVLQGRAPKVNYTINGNNYNMGYYLTNGIYPEWATFVKTIPRPQGEKRKLFSKYQESQRKDVERAFSVLQSRVEIICDPTRFWDKVDLGRIMRACIIMIVENERDTCATRFGPLPTYVDATNGVSQPNLGEEPYVPYETYIQNSMQMRDKRAHRQLQNDLVEHISQFHENH